CCCCTTCGCGTTCCGGATGATCCAGGCGTCGGACACCCTCGGCATGTTCCAGTTGGAGTCGCCCGGCCAGATGGACCTGCTCGCCCGGATGCAGCCGCGCGACCCCCGGGACGTCATCGCCGACATCAGCCTCTTCCGGCCGGGACCGGTCGCCGGAGGGATGCCGGAGCGCTATGTCGCCGCCCGCCACGGCGGACCGCCCTCCTACCCCCACCCCGATCTCGTACCCGTCCTCTCCGACACCTACGGCGTGGTCATCTGGCACGAGCAGATCATCGAGATCCTCCGGGTGCTGACCGGCTGCGACCGGGGATACGCCGACCATGTCCGGCGCGCGCTCGGCGACCGGGCCCGGCTGCCGGGGATACGGGAGTGGTTCCACCGCCGGGCCGCCGCCCGCGGCTACTCCCCCGCCGTACGGGACGAGGTCTGGGGGACGGTCGAGTCGTTCGGGGCGTACGGGTTCTGCCGCGCGCACGCGGTCGCGTTCGCCGTCCCCGCCCTCCAGACGGCCTGGCTGAAAGCCCATCACCCGGCCGCGCTCTACGCGGGACTGCTCGAACACGACCCCGGCATGTGGCCGAAACGAGTCATCGTCGCCGACGCCCGCCGCCACCACATCGCCGTCCTCCCCGTCGACATCAACCGCTCCCGGCCCACCCATACCGTCGAACGGGCCCCCGACGGCACCTGGGGCGTCCGGCTCGCGCTCTCCGACGTCCACGGCATCAGCCGCGCCGAGGTCACCCGTATCGCCGCCGGTCAGCCCTACATATCGCTCACGGACCTCTGGCGGCGCGCCCACCCCACGCGTCCCACCGCCGAACGTCTCGCCGACATCGGCGCCCTCTCCCCGCTCGCGGGGGACGGCGTCACCCGGCGCGATCTGCTGCTCCGGATCGCCGAACTGCACCGGGACCACCAGCGCCACCGCGAACACCGGCGACACCCGGGCCATCAGGGGGGACACCGGGGACGGACCGCCGGTGACGGACAGCTCACCTTCGAGAACGTTCCGGACAACGTTCCGGACAACGCCCCGAACAACGTCCCGTACGGGGAGAACGGGCCCGACGGCCTGCCCGAGATGACCGGGCGCGAGGCCCTCGACGCCGAGCTGCGCGTCCTCGGAATCGATGTCAGCCGGCACCTCATGGACCATCAGCGGCGGCTGCTGCGGGAACTGGGCGCCACCGACGCCCGCCGCCTCGGCGGGCTGCGCGCCGGGGACTCCGTCCTGGTCGCCGGGGTGCGCGCCGCCACCCAGACCCCGCCCATCCCCTCCGGCAAGCGGATCATCTTCGTCACCCTCGACGACGGGTCCGGACTGGTCGACCTCGCCTTCTTCGAGGACAGCCATGACGCCTGCGCCCATACGGTCTTCCACTCCGGGCTGCTGCTGGTGCGCGGCACGGTCCAGCGGCGGGGCGGGCGCGCCACCGTCGTCGGCACGATGGCCTGGGACCTGGAGGCGCTGGCCCTCGCCCGGCGCGACGGCGGCCCCGAGGCCGTCCGCCGACTGCTCGCACCGGCCGCCCCCGCCGACTCCGTCCCCTCCGCTCCCTCCGCCCCCGATACGGCGTCCGACGCGCGGCGGCTCCGGCGCGGCATCCCGCAGGAGACAGGGGCGCTGCTCCACCCCTGGGCCGACCTCCAGCCCGCCGGGAGGCGCGCCGCCGACCCGGGAGCCCTGGCCCGCCACGACACCCCGGAGGCATCGCGGACGGCGGAGGAGCCTCAGCACCGGGACGCTCCCGATCTGACCTCCCTCGGATACACCAGCCCCGGCAGCGCGGGGTGAACCGCCATGCCCACCGGACCCGCCCCCGGACCCGCCGGACGGCAGGTGCTGCACGTCCACTTCCACTTCCGGCCCCCCGTCCCCGAGGACGACGGGTCCGGCGCGTACGGACGGCTGCTGGATCTGCTGCGCGAGGTCACCCCCCGGGTCCAGGCGCTGCCGCCCGCCGACGCCGACTGCGAGGTCACCGGCGGTCCGCGCGCCTTCGACGGGGACCCCGGTGCCCTCGCCCGGCTGATCCGGACGCGGGCCCTCACGTTCCACGGTGTCGTCACCTCGATCGGCTGCGCGGAGAACCGGACGCTCGCCGCCATGGCCGCCGATGCCGCCGGGCCGGGCCGGACCGTCCTGATCCCGCGCCATCCGGAAGCGGTCGCCGGGTTTCTGCGCCCCCGCCCGGTCACCGCGCTTCCCGGCGTCGGGCCCGCGACGGCCCGTCTCCTCGTCCATCACGGACTGCGCACCGTCGGCGCGGTCGCCGACACCCCGCTCCCGACGCTGCGGCGCCTGCTCGGCGCGGCGGAGGGACAGCGGTTGTCCGAACGGGCCCACGGCGTCGACCACCGGCCGGTCAGCCCGGGGGAGCCGCCCGCCTTCCGTACGGCCGGGCATGCCTTCGCGCGCGACGAACTCGACCCCGGCCGCAGGCGTCGCGCCGTCGCCGCGCTCGCCGAGCGGATCGGCGGACGGCTGCGCTCGGACGGGCGGATCGCGGGTCGGCTGACCCTGACGGTCCGGTATGCCGACGGCAGCACCACGGCCCGCGACAGGGCGCTGCCCGAACCGTCCCACAGCGGGCCGGTACTGGTCTCGGCCGCCTGCTCGCTGTACGAGTCGCTGGGCCTCCAGCGGGCCCGGGTGCGGGGGCTCTCCCTGCGGGCCGGGGAACTGCTGCCGGAGGCGTATGCCGCGACGCAGCTCGGTTTCGACTTCCCGGACGGCGACGGCGACGGGGGCGGGGACGGTGGCGAGGACGGTGGTGGCGACGAGGAGGGTGGTGGCGCGACCGTCGACGGGCCCGCCGATGCGACCGGCGGTGGACCTTGACAGAGAAAGATTCCTGACGGACAGTCAGAAATCTGGTCGCCGGGGCCGGATACCGAGGGGGAGGTGGCGCGCGGTGCCGCCGGACGCACTGTACGAGCGGCTCACGGTATTCGTGGGTCTCGCGGTCCGCACCGCCGGGCCCGGCATGGACCCCGTCAACGAGCCGATGATCCGGCACTGGTGCGAGGCGATGGGCGACCGGAATCCGGCGTACCGGGGGCCGGACGCCGTGGCGCCGCCGACGATGCTCCAGGCGTGGACGATGAGCGGGCTGTCGGGGCACGCGGGGCACTCGCCGGTCCACGACGAGCTGTTCGCCCTGCTGGACGGCGCCGGGTGCACCTCGGTCGTCGCGACCGACTCCGAGCAGGAGTATCTGCGGCCGTTGCGGCCCGGGGACCGGATCACCTACGACGTCGTGATCGAGTCGGTGTCCGAGCGGAAGACGACCCGGCTGGGGACGGGGTACTTCCTGACCACCCTTATGCAGCTCCGGGTGAACGGGGAACTGGCCGGAACTCATCGCTTCCGCATCCTGAAATACGCCCCGGTGGCCCCCCGTTCCCCTTCTGTCCCGGCCTCGGCGCCCCCCGGGCCCGGTCCGGCCCGTCCCCTCCGCCCCCGACCGGTGATCAACCGCGACAACGCCGGCTTCTGGCAGGGCGTCGCAGGCCACCGGCTGCTGATCCAGCGCTGCCAGGGGTGCGCACGGCTCCGCTTCCCCTGGCTGCCCGGGTGCCAGGGGTGCGGCTCACCGGAGTGGGACACCGTCGCGGCGGGCGGCCGGGGGACGGTCTACTCCTTCGTCGTGATGCACCACCCTCCCTTTCCGGCCTTCGCCGCGATCGACAGCGGCACCGGCCCCGGCACCGGTCCCGGCATCGATAACGGCACCGACGACGGCACCGACGACGGCACCGACGACGGCACCGACGACGGCACCGACGACGGGACCGGGGCGCCGGGACCGTACGCGGTCGCGCTGATCGAACTCGCGGAGGGGGTGCGGATCGTCAGCAATGTGATCGGTGTGCCGTACGACGAGGTACGGATCGGGATGCCGGTGGAACTGGAGTTTCTGCGGGTGGACAAGGAACTGGAACTTCCGGTCTTCCGCGCGGCGGCCGGGCCGCCCCGACGACCGGCGGTTCGGGCGCCCGGACGGCCCGCCGACACACGAGAAGGAGACGACACGCGAGAAGGAAGGGGGCCGCGGTGAGGCCCGGTGACCGACTGCCGCCGCTGGAGATCCCCATCACCCGCACCCTGATCGTCGCCGGGGCCATCGCCTCCCGCGACTACCAGGACGTCCACCACGATCCGGAGCTGGCGCGGCAGCGGGGCGCCCCCGACATCTTCATGAACATCCTCACCACCAACGGCCTGGTGGGGCGGTATATCACCGACTGCTTCGGGGAGGGCGCGGTGCTCCGCAGGGTCGCCATCCGGCTGGGTGCGCCCAACTACCCCGGAGACACGATGGTGTTACGGGGGACGGTCTCCGCGGTCGACGGGGACACCGCCGAGGTCCGGGTGGTGGGCGCCAACGGGCTCGGCGACCATGTCACGGGCGCCGTCACGGTCACGGCCCCCGGCCTCGCCGCCGCCCCCGTCCCCGATGACCCCGCGTTCCCCGTCCCCGCTCACGACTCCGCCCAGGCCCCCGCTCACGGCTCCGTCCCCACCTCTGTTCACGACTCCGCCGGTCCCGGTGGCACCCCGGGCGGCGGTGCCCCATGAGCCTCCACCGCGGGGACACCCTCGGCGGACGCGCCGCCGTCGTCGGTATCGGCGCGACCGAGTTCTCCAAGGACTCCGGCCGCAGTGAGCTGCGACTGGCGGCGGAGGCGGTGCGCGCCGCCCTCGACGACGCGGGGCTGCGCCCGTCCGACGTCGACGGCATGGTCACGTTCACCATGGACACCAGCCCCGAGATCACCGTCGCCCAGGCGACCGGCATCGGTGAGCTGTCCTTCTTCTCCCGGGTCCACTACGGCGGCGGCGCGGCCTGCGCCACCGTCCAGCAGGCGGCCCTCGCCGTCGCGCTGGGCGTGGCCGACGTGGTCGTCTGCTACCGCGCGTTCAACGAGCGCTCCGGTGGCCGTTTCGGTGCGGGCGTCCAGCACCGGGAGCCGTCGGCGGAGGGCGCGGCGCTTGGCTGGAATCTGCCGTTTGGACTGCTCACCCCGGCCTCATGGGTCGCGATGGCGGCGCAGCGCTATCTGTACACGTACGGCCTGACGCCCGAGGTTTTCGGCCATGTCGCGGTCACCGCCCGCCGGTACGCCGCCCGCAATCCCGCCGCGTACTTCCACGGCCGCCCCATCACCCTCGCCGACCACGCCGCGTCCCGCTGGATCGTGGAGCCGCTGCGGCTGCTGGACTGCTGCCAGGAGACCGACGGCGGCCAGGCGCTCGTCGTCACCTCGGTGGAGCGGGCCCGGGAGCTGCGGCATCCGCCCGCGGTGATCACCGCCGCCGCGCAGGGTGCGGGCCGGTCGCAGGAGCTGATGACCAGCTTCTACCGGGACGGTCTCACCGGGCTCCCCGAGATGGGCGTGGTCGCGCGTCAGCTCTGGCGGAGTTCGGGGCTGGGCCCCGGCGATATCGACGTCGGCATCGTCTACGACCACTTCACCCCGTTCGTCCTGATGCAGCTGGAGGAGTTCGGTTTCTGCGGGCCGGGGGAGGGAGCGGATTTCGTCGCGGCGGGCACCCTGCCGCTGAACACCCACGGCGGTCAGCTCGGCGAGGCGTATCTGCATGGGATGAACGGGGTGGCGGAGGCCGTCCGGCAGCTCCGGGGCACCTCCGTGAACCAGACGCCGGACGCGGCCAGGGTCCTGGTCACGGCGGGTACCGGCGTTCCCACGTCCGGGTTGATCCTGGGCGCGGACGGCTGAGCGAGGGCCCTCTGCGCTGGCCGGGCGGCGCGGGGGGCCGTTGACTCGGTCCATGCGCACCCGCAGCCGGGCCCAGGCCGCCGCCGCCCTCGTCCTCACCGCGCTGCTCGGCGTGCCCGACCTGCTGCTCTCCCCGTCGCCCGGCCCGCGCACGGACACCGCGTACACCTCGACGTCGACGACGGGCATGCAGGCCGACACCACCGAGGACACCGCCGTGACCTTCCGGGGGCTCGTGTTCGACCTCTGCGAGGCGCCGCCGCTGGCGGTGATGAGCGCCTGGCGGAAGTCCTCGCCGTACGGGGCGGTGGGGGTGCCGTACGCGGGCCGGGGCGGCGAGTGCCCGGGGCGGTCGCGGCCCACCCGGTCCTGGGTCGCCGAGGTGCACCGCATGGGCTGGCGGCTGCTGCCGCTCTTCACCGGGGCTCAGCCGCCCTGCGCGAAGCCCCTGGCGGACGGGCCCCCGGTCGCGGCGGCGGGGCGGGAGGGCGCGGTCGTCCGGGAGGGAGTGATCGGCAGGGCCCCCGTCGCCCAGGGGCAGGAGGAGGGGAGCGAGGCGGTCCGCGCGGCGCACGCGCTCGGGATGACCCGGGGCAGCGCGCTCTATGTCAGCCTCAAGTCGTACGACCTGGACGACCCGTCCTGCGTCCGGACCACCCTCGACTACATCAGGGCCTGGAACCGGGAGGTACGCCGCCATGGCTATGTCCCCGGGCTGCGCAGCCACGCCGACGCGGGCGTCCTCCACATGGAGCACGCGCGCCGGGCCGGGACCGGGGATCTGCCGTCGGCCATGTGGTTCGCACGCTGGAACCACCGCCCCTCGCTGTACGAGGAGCGGGCCCTGCACCCGTACGCCTGGCGGGTCAAACGGCGTATCCATCAGTACGAGGGCGAGGTCACCGAGGAGTACGGCGGGCACCGGCTGACGGTGGGGCGGAGTCTCGCGGACGCCCCGGTGGCCCGGATCCGCCGCTGAGGAGCCCGGCCCCGGCCCGGCGGCCACCCCGGTGGCGGGCCCCTGACCGGCGTCCTCATCTCTGAGGGTCACCTCCACCCACAGGAGGTCGGGCCCGCGCCGCCTGTACAACCTGAGGCGGACAACGCTTCCAGCCCTCCGGCCGATCCGCGGGCCCGGCAGCGCTTTTAGCGTGGGTTCATGACCACGCCAGTCTGCACAAGTGCTTCGCGGGCCGCGCTGCCTCCGCTTCCGCCGTACGGGGCCGACGCACGGTACGCGCCTCACGCCCGCTACTCGTCGTTCTCGTCGTACGTACGGGCACGGGGGCCCGTACTGATGCGGACCGCGCGCTCGCTCACCGCGAATCCGTGCGACGCCGAAGACCTGTTGCAGACCGCGCTCACCAAGACCTATGTCGCGTGGGAGCGGATCGAGGACCACCGGGCGCTCGACGGCTATGTGCGCCGGGCCCTGCTCAACACCCGCACCTCGCAGTGGCGCAAGCGCAAGGTGGACGAGTTCGCCTGCGACGAGCTGCCCGAGCCGGAGAACGTGCCCGCGCCCGACCCGGCGGAGCAGCAGGTTCTGCACGACGCGATGTGGCGGGCGGTGATGAGGCTGCCGGACCGGCAGCGGGCGATGGTCGTCCTGCGGTACTACGAGGATCTGAGCGAGGCGCAGACGGCCGAGGTGCTGGGGGTCTCGGTCGGCACGGTCAAGAGCGCGGTCTCGCGGGCGCTCGGCAAGCTCCGCGAGGACCCGGAGCTGGCACCGGTCCGTTGAACCGGCGGGCCCGGTGGGCCCGTGGTGGAGGGTGCGCAAGGTGCTGGGGGAGTGCTGAACAGCTCGGCCCGGGGGTAGTGACATACCGAGTGGTATGCGCGCAGAATCTGCACACCCCGACCACACCGTAGCGCCAGCGCCTATCAGGAGGACGCCGTGCAGAGCACCATGCAGGACGTACCGCTGCTCGTGAGCAGGATTCTTGAGCACGGCCGGACCATCCACGGAAAGTCGCGGGTCACCACCTGGACCGGCGAGGCGGAGCCGCACCGCCGCAGCTTCGCCGAGATCGGTGACCGCGCCGCGCGGCTGGCCCACGCCCTCCATGACGAGCTGGGCATCGACGGTGATCAGCGGGTCGCGACCCTGATGTGGAACAACGCCGAGCATGTCGAGGCGTACTTCGCGATCCCGTCCATGGGCGCGGTCCTGCACACCCTCAATCTGCGGCTGCCCGCCGAGCAGCTCGTATGGATCGTCAACCACGCCACCGACCGGGTGGTCATCGTCAACGGGTCCCTGCTCCCGCTGCTGGCACCGCTGCTGCCCCATCTGCCGACGATCGAACACATCGTGGTCTCGGGCCCCGGCGACCGCGCACTCCTCTCCGACACCGAGGCCCAGGTGCACGAGTACGAGGAGCTGATCGCCGGACGTCCGGCCCGCTACGACTGGCCCGAGCTGGACGAGCGCTCCGCCGCCGCCATGTGCTACACCTCCGGCACCACCGGGGACCCCAAGGGCGTGGTCTACTCCCACCGTTCGATCTATCTGCACTCCATGCAGGTGAACATGGGGGAGTCGATGGGCCTCGACGACGAGGACATCGCGCTCGTCGTCGTGCCGCAGTTCCATGTGAACGCCTGGGGGCTGGCCCACGGCACCTTCATGACGGGGATCAACCTCCTCATGCCCGACCGCTTCCTCCAGCCCGGCCCGATCGCCGAGATGATCGAGAAGGAGCGGCCCACCTACGCCGCTGCCGTCCCCACCATCTGGCAGGGGCTGCTCGCCGAGGTCACCGCCAACCCGCGTGATCTGTCCTCCCTTGAGATCGTGACCATCGGCGGTGCCGCCTGTCCGCCCTCGCTGATGGAGGCGTACGACAAGCTCGGGGTGCGGCTCTGTCAGGCCTGGGGCATGACCGAGACCTCACCGCTCGGCACCATGGCCCATCCGCCCGCCGGGCTCGGCGCGGAGGAGGAGTGGCCGTACCGGATCACTCAGGGCCGCTTCCCGGCGGGCGTGGAGGCCCGGCTCGTCGGGCCC
The nucleotide sequence above comes from Streptomyces clavuligerus. Encoded proteins:
- a CDS encoding DNA polymerase Y family protein, whose protein sequence is MPTGPAPGPAGRQVLHVHFHFRPPVPEDDGSGAYGRLLDLLREVTPRVQALPPADADCEVTGGPRAFDGDPGALARLIRTRALTFHGVVTSIGCAENRTLAAMAADAAGPGRTVLIPRHPEAVAGFLRPRPVTALPGVGPATARLLVHHGLRTVGAVADTPLPTLRRLLGAAEGQRLSERAHGVDHRPVSPGEPPAFRTAGHAFARDELDPGRRRRAVAALAERIGGRLRSDGRIAGRLTLTVRYADGSTTARDRALPEPSHSGPVLVSAACSLYESLGLQRARVRGLSLRAGELLPEAYAATQLGFDFPDGDGDGGGDGGEDGGGDEEGGGATVDGPADATGGGP
- a CDS encoding bifunctional MaoC family dehydratase N-terminal/OB-fold nucleic acid binding domain-containing protein gives rise to the protein MPPDALYERLTVFVGLAVRTAGPGMDPVNEPMIRHWCEAMGDRNPAYRGPDAVAPPTMLQAWTMSGLSGHAGHSPVHDELFALLDGAGCTSVVATDSEQEYLRPLRPGDRITYDVVIESVSERKTTRLGTGYFLTTLMQLRVNGELAGTHRFRILKYAPVAPRSPSVPASAPPGPGPARPLRPRPVINRDNAGFWQGVAGHRLLIQRCQGCARLRFPWLPGCQGCGSPEWDTVAAGGRGTVYSFVVMHHPPFPAFAAIDSGTGPGTGPGIDNGTDDGTDDGTDDGTDDGTDDGTGAPGPYAVALIELAEGVRIVSNVIGVPYDEVRIGMPVELEFLRVDKELELPVFRAAAGPPRRPAVRAPGRPADTREGDDTREGRGPR
- a CDS encoding MaoC family dehydratase, producing MRPGDRLPPLEIPITRTLIVAGAIASRDYQDVHHDPELARQRGAPDIFMNILTTNGLVGRYITDCFGEGAVLRRVAIRLGAPNYPGDTMVLRGTVSAVDGDTAEVRVVGANGLGDHVTGAVTVTAPGLAAAPVPDDPAFPVPAHDSAQAPAHGSVPTSVHDSAGPGGTPGGGAP
- a CDS encoding lipid-transfer protein, with the translated sequence MSLHRGDTLGGRAAVVGIGATEFSKDSGRSELRLAAEAVRAALDDAGLRPSDVDGMVTFTMDTSPEITVAQATGIGELSFFSRVHYGGGAACATVQQAALAVALGVADVVVCYRAFNERSGGRFGAGVQHREPSAEGAALGWNLPFGLLTPASWVAMAAQRYLYTYGLTPEVFGHVAVTARRYAARNPAAYFHGRPITLADHAASRWIVEPLRLLDCCQETDGGQALVVTSVERARELRHPPAVITAAAQGAGRSQELMTSFYRDGLTGLPEMGVVARQLWRSSGLGPGDIDVGIVYDHFTPFVLMQLEEFGFCGPGEGADFVAAGTLPLNTHGGQLGEAYLHGMNGVAEAVRQLRGTSVNQTPDAARVLVTAGTGVPTSGLILGADG
- a CDS encoding DUF1906 domain-containing protein, whose protein sequence is MRTRSRAQAAAALVLTALLGVPDLLLSPSPGPRTDTAYTSTSTTGMQADTTEDTAVTFRGLVFDLCEAPPLAVMSAWRKSSPYGAVGVPYAGRGGECPGRSRPTRSWVAEVHRMGWRLLPLFTGAQPPCAKPLADGPPVAAAGREGAVVREGVIGRAPVAQGQEEGSEAVRAAHALGMTRGSALYVSLKSYDLDDPSCVRTTLDYIRAWNREVRRHGYVPGLRSHADAGVLHMEHARRAGTGDLPSAMWFARWNHRPSLYEERALHPYAWRVKRRIHQYEGEVTEEYGGHRLTVGRSLADAPVARIRR
- a CDS encoding SigE family RNA polymerase sigma factor, which gives rise to MTTPVCTSASRAALPPLPPYGADARYAPHARYSSFSSYVRARGPVLMRTARSLTANPCDAEDLLQTALTKTYVAWERIEDHRALDGYVRRALLNTRTSQWRKRKVDEFACDELPEPENVPAPDPAEQQVLHDAMWRAVMRLPDRQRAMVVLRYYEDLSEAQTAEVLGVSVGTVKSAVSRALGKLREDPELAPVR
- a CDS encoding long-chain fatty acid--CoA ligase codes for the protein MQSTMQDVPLLVSRILEHGRTIHGKSRVTTWTGEAEPHRRSFAEIGDRAARLAHALHDELGIDGDQRVATLMWNNAEHVEAYFAIPSMGAVLHTLNLRLPAEQLVWIVNHATDRVVIVNGSLLPLLAPLLPHLPTIEHIVVSGPGDRALLSDTEAQVHEYEELIAGRPARYDWPELDERSAAAMCYTSGTTGDPKGVVYSHRSIYLHSMQVNMGESMGLDDEDIALVVVPQFHVNAWGLAHGTFMTGINLLMPDRFLQPGPIAEMIEKERPTYAAAVPTIWQGLLAEVTANPRDLSSLEIVTIGGAACPPSLMEAYDKLGVRLCQAWGMTETSPLGTMAHPPAGLGAEEEWPYRITQGRFPAGVEARLVGPDGDILPWDGTSAGELEVRGPWVAGAYYGGDGGEELRPEDKFSPDGWLRTGDVGVISADGYLTLTDRAKDVIKSGGEWISSVELENALMAHPDVAEAAVVAVPDEKWGERPLAAVVLKEGTGVDYPALRTFLAGTIAKWQLPERWTSISAVPKTSVGKFDKKLIRKQYADGELDVTRL